atacagcataaaacaacattaatttcCAGATATGTTACACCGActaaagaaatttattttaaagccttTTCGTGTATCTTTAATTATTGGCATTATTGGCAATAATGCCAATAATTTCAGAAAGATGTCACAAAAAATATCAGTTCAACAAAATTATTGTCAcaatactttcatttttttttattattctgatgatttGTAACAAAATCAGTAATAATATGTACATTACTGCAGGTGCTGTCATCGAAAGACTTTCACCTCAAAATCTTTAACactgatacatttttatgtaaattcaTGCAACATATTGAATTCTTGTCAGCCTCAACAAGCATACAGGAGTTATAAAAACCAACGGAAAACTTTAGATGACTTTAGACTCAATCATCTTGCTCATTCAaactgtggtaaaaaaaaaaaaaaaagtcagctcaATAGCATTCAAAGTAtgttcaacacaaaaaaaactatcctGTGCATTTACAAGTGATCTGCTAAACACatcagaggagagaaaaaaaatctggagaTGGCAAAATCTGACTTTGACTCAAAGCAAACCTTGAAGCTCCAAAGTGAATACAGTCAGCTCGCACAGAGGCAGCCTGCAAATTTACCGTCTGATTAACGGCTCTTTGACTTCACTTTTcatttgtcatattacaacaTATATTCCAAAACAACGACAACAAAACTGCCGAAGTAACTCTGATACAATCAAGATACACATTACTTACACTCCTTCGGCTGGTAAATACTGTTATTAAAATTTCTGATAcatagaaatatgaaaataaaatcatttaaatatcaCTTGAACAAAATCACATTGACGTCAGTGTGCCACAGATCCAGTCTCAATATgtgttcatatatatatatataaaataataattaatgccATAAGAGTCAGCTGattgaaaggaaaattaaaattttaattcaggGATAAATAGTTTGcttcataaaaacagttttaatcgATATTTTCCTTTAAGACTTCAGTTGTCCTTCTTCAGTAGGTAATTCTTGACAGATACGTCATTTCCTGTTTAACACAGTTTTTGTGTTGCAGCACTTTGTCTTTCTTTATGCTTCTTCTGTAAAACAGTACATCAGGTTTTTATGTGCTTCTAAAATAATCCTGCTCCATCCCTGGAGCTCCCAAAGCTATTGGATCATTTCTTGGATTTTAACGGATTAGGGACTAACCTGAACCTGAACTCCACAAGCTACAGAATATAAATTGTGCCGACACGTTTTTGCATCAGTGTCAGAAACCTTTCGCTAACAGGAACATTTCCTCTGCGTGCAAAAGGTGATTTCAGGGCTGTATTACATGCCACAGGCCTAAATCTGGTTCATCTGGCTCCATCTAGTGTTTGTGTTGTGATCAACAAAAATGCTCATGGCTGGTAGGTGTTGTAGAGGTGAGCATGTCTTCTTGTGATCATTGCTTTGTGTGAGTTTGTTTGCAAATGGGTTTTTTGAGGGGGGAGAAGTTAGTGAGTTTAGCAACCATATGCTGCAGAGCTAATAtctgaaaaaaagagcaacatgtGATTGACTTCAGTTTGTTCTGAATTAAATGCATGCAGTTTGTGCACATCTTAGGGCAGAACCTGCttcccactttttcttttgtttttgttttttacctatGTCATTGTCACTCAGTGAAAGGTCATCTTGCCATCACGTTAACATAGAACAGCAGCCTAAATTTTATCAGCAGTCATGGCACATGCTCTCTTGGGTCTGATTTGTTATCTAGTACAGGGGTGATCCTgcatcctgcaggttttagttaGTTAGTAACaatcttttcagcatgtcatcgttcttcttaggccttctaatgatccattatttgatccaggtgcgttaaacttGGGAGAGAAATGGTGGAGAGAAATTAGCCACCATAATTTGGACCTGTTTAAACTTGTGTATTTTTGCCAACCTTGATAACACAATGTTCACTTGCTGCCTCATATATTCAGGCCTCTTATCAAGTCAGATGATGAAGAGAAATTTGAtggcatttattttgtcagagAGACTTCGTACTTTGACGCTGTAACTTGATCTGAAACTCTATCtgggaataaaaatgtaatttgataaaaaaatatgattacacatataaaaaaataccagtGAGGATTAagagaatgaataaaaatattgatttctcaCATATCAGAGAAATCTGAGTTATGGCTTCcactttttgatttttggatCGCTTTGGCTTCATCCCGTAGACTATTTTCatgatcttttctgttttccaaagaTTCTTTATGTTCTGCACCTATTTACACGCTGGCCCACTCGCAGTCACTCGATCTGCCTAGGACTCCTGCTGTCGAATATCATGGACCTCCTCTGAGGCTGGTAGAAGCAGCTGGTTGATGTTTCGAGTCTCTGTCCACTTTTCGGGATCGTCATTTTGTTCTGCAGAGCGAGTCCCTCTTGTGTCCTGAAGTTCTCGGTCATCTCTTTGGAAAAGACGTTGAGCGCTGACGTGTCATTTAGACTCTTGATGGATGAGAGCAGCTTGCCATCGTCCCCTGATGTTGGATAGTCCATGAACGGGAAAGGGGGGCTGAGGAGGATGAGGCTCTGAGGTCTCTGCCGGTTTCTAAAGGACGGCCTTTGCAGCAGTGCTCCTCTGTTGGGTCTAGGACCATCTACAAACACTTCCAGACTCGGGGCATGCCTCCTAGTTATGACTGGCAGCTCTGGGGTGGCATTCTTCCCAGCTTCAGCTGATTTCTGAACATTTGCATGCTTTTGGTGTTTAGGGGGTGGCTCTTTGTTCTCCAGTTCCTCCTTTAGGTCCGACATCAGCATAGGCGGGGTGGCAGTGCTCGTGTCTGTGCTTGTCTTTGGGAATCCCTTTTCTTGCTCCTTCACAGTGACAGTATCACTTTCCTGCTTTGTTTGAGGTATCTGGCTGTACTGCACCTGTGGAGGGACAACGGGCACAGCTTTGAcctgacatgtttttatcatgaaGGCTGTCCGCACCGATGACACGCTGACTGGGGCAGAGTTTCGGCGGAGAGGCGCCTGTCTGTCATTTAGAAACAGATCCAACTCAGAATGTCCTTTATTCACAGTTCCAGAAGCGGCCAGCAAGCCTTTTGGaccagaaaaaaactcagacgACTTGCGATTTTGCTGATTTGAAATGTCTCTTATGCATCGATGGCTAAGGTCTAAGTTAAGGGAGCAGGGTCTTTGTCTGAAAGAGCCGTGCTCCTCTTTTTTCTCTGCCGCCGTTGTCTCACATGACATTTGCCTGGTGAATCTCTGAGATGATCCTGTATTCTTTGGTTTTGCCATGCTGCTCTTTGCTGTTGGAGGTTGGGTTGCATTATTGTTGTTCAAGCTCGTCCGTCTAGGCACCAACGGCAGATTGGTCCATTTAATTTCTGGGTTAGCTCCAACACTCTGAGGAACGTTTTCAGGAGATGAAACCTCTGGGTTTGGAGTTTCTCCCTTAGAACTGAAGGGGGAAAGCTGGTTAAACAGCTCCTCGATGTCGGGCGAGTGCAGGGGACTAGTAACCCACTGCTTGGTGGAGCTAAGATCCTCCCAGGACTCCACCAagtccagctcctccaggttCATTCCAAATACGTCTTCGTCATCAAAGTTTGCCAGCTCCGGCATGTTTCGTCTCTCCTCTAAACACACCGAGAGTCTCTGACAGGGTTCCACCTCAGGATTCACGCTTTTCTTTACTTCGTCCTGCGATCTTTTTGTGTCCTCTTGCTTCTCAGATTGTCTGTCTGCACTGTCTGAGAAGCTTGCGACCTGTGGGGCGTCCTTTATCGTTAGAGGATTTCTAACACAGTCTGGCCTGGTTTCCCTCCTGGGAGCCTGGCTGGTGTAAGCCGGTGCACTTTTATGTAAAGGTTTCAGCTTCTCTTTTGCATCTAATGTGCTTGAAATTTGGACGTCAAAGTTTTTGTGAACACAAAACAACAGGTCTGACTCCGAgggctgttttctttttgagtcGGGTCTATTTGCAGTTGCGCGCTCGAACAAAGAGGCGTTCGACGAAGGCTCCTTACAAAGCAGGGATAAAGACGGAGAGCTGCGGCTTCGCTTTGACTTGACGTCCATTGTTAACTTGGTGCTTGTTGAAGCAAAAACCGGTTTGAAAGTCTTATGCAGCAGGTTGATTTCAGGCTCAGTTATCATCAGTTCCTGATGGAGGTCAGACCAAAGCGTTTTCCCAGCAGCAGGTCCAACATCCTGAGAGATAAAAGGAGACGCGAATTAATCCCACAATGTGACTGAATATTTAtcttctgactttattttgagCAAGGGTTTGGATTTTAACatgcttaaaatgtaaaaatccaaatgaaatgtagttttataACAAGATGCAATATTATTCATACCGGGAGCAGAGTGAGAGGAAACATGTCTCTTGACTTgacaaacatgtttctttggGAACAATATAAACTTAAATTGTGCAATAGATAAAGAATTGTGTAGATTAATTAGAGACAGCTGTTTATATCAACTCAGAATGTGAAAAAGCAGAAAGTCTTTGCAGCTGGTTTGTGGAAAATCATGGCTGTGCAGAGGAAAGGGAAACTCAGGAAACGGCTACAACACCATATCTACTTGTCTTAAAGCTCCACTGTCAACAGTGCACAAACATTTAAGACATTTCAGTAACTTTAACTCTAAATCTCGCAGGAGTGTGCCTAGTTTTTGGCTTAACTATGAATCTAATCATTCTAAGGAAGATAACAATAGCTGAcaggacagaaaataatttaccagTTGTGTATCTTTAGTGAGATTGTGAATGTCTTCCCCAGAAGATGGCGCTGTATCTTTGTCTTCGCTTTTTTGTGCATTAGGTAGCTCTTCCAGTTTAGAAACAATCTTTACTCCTTCgtttttttgcaatgttttcttgtctttatctgaaagaaatgtacatttttcttcatatcaaataaaacacttaGCTGAAGTGAAGCCATGTATAAAAAAAGCTGTAGAAGAGATTTCCTTACCCTCTGGCGACACTCTGAAGGCCAGAACCTCGGTGTGCTTCTTCTCTGTTCCTTCCTGCCTTTTCGGCTCCAGCAGAGGGAAAGTGTTGCTCTTCTTAAAGTGGCTGCTCTGCTCTGTAGGCTCCCTGCAAGGCTTCAAAGTGGCTGCTTTCTCTTTGTTGAGCCCTCTGCACGGCGTGCTGTTGGAGCTGATGACGGCCGACACGCGTAAGGGCACGGACACGGCAAAAGGCTCAGATATGTTGACAGCTCTGCGTTGGTGCCTCGGCGAAGACTCCAGTGGGAAGAAGCTGCCTGGGAACGAGGGCCGGGAGGAGCCGGAGTACAGCATCCTCCTGTTTTTCGGAGAACTCGGTTTGTAGTTGCTGAGGTCATCCCCTTTGAACACCTTGAGCTGCTCTGGCATTGTTTTCTGGAAAGAGGAAGCTCCCGGTGAGTCTTTTTGGTTCAGGCCGGAGCTCCAGCCGGCCTTCGCACCACCTTTCTTTGCTTTCATCTCCCAGTTTTG
The DNA window shown above is from Poecilia reticulata strain Guanapo linkage group LG14, Guppy_female_1.0+MT, whole genome shotgun sequence and carries:
- the arhgap31 gene encoding rho GTPase-activating protein 31, which encodes MKNKGNKQKTKKKGSENVFGCDLTEHLQGSGQDVPQVLQKCAEFIEQHGIVDGIYRLSGVTSNIQRLRQEFCSEACPDLTKEVYLQDIHCVGSLCKLYFRELPNPLLTYELYSKFTEAVSLQGDQDRLSHIQTVIKELPSPHFRTLEYLSKHLARLATLSAQTNMHTRNLALVWAPNLLRSKDIETSSGNGDMAFQEVRIQQSVIEFILNHTEQIFSGDSDQIKPKEGPSLMCAEKYATLPISGGSGPMKLMSLEEAQARSLSPNHPVHKERQRENSLPDTSTASLYHTVIEISDNKRRFSGKSKKWKSIFNLGRSVESKGKLSRNGSVFIRAQGASEKAALRPSRSMESLCSSSPDDDGARSNTSADGSNSIFIPDVKSRTLGSDSLYDLNEHSQNWEMKAKKGGAKAGWSSGLNQKDSPGASSFQKTMPEQLKVFKGDDLSNYKPSSPKNRRMLYSGSSRPSFPGSFFPLESSPRHQRRAVNISEPFAVSVPLRVSAVISSNSTPCRGLNKEKAATLKPCREPTEQSSHFKKSNTFPLLEPKRQEGTEKKHTEVLAFRVSPEDKDKKTLQKNEGVKIVSKLEELPNAQKSEDKDTAPSSGEDIHNLTKDTQLDVGPAAGKTLWSDLHQELMITEPEINLLHKTFKPVFASTSTKLTMDVKSKRSRSSPSLSLLCKEPSSNASLFERATANRPDSKRKQPSESDLLFCVHKNFDVQISSTLDAKEKLKPLHKSAPAYTSQAPRRETRPDCVRNPLTIKDAPQVASFSDSADRQSEKQEDTKRSQDEVKKSVNPEVEPCQRLSVCLEERRNMPELANFDDEDVFGMNLEELDLVESWEDLSSTKQWVTSPLHSPDIEELFNQLSPFSSKGETPNPEVSSPENVPQSVGANPEIKWTNLPLVPRRTSLNNNNATQPPTAKSSMAKPKNTGSSQRFTRQMSCETTAAEKKEEHGSFRQRPCSLNLDLSHRCIRDISNQQNRKSSEFFSGPKGLLAASGTVNKGHSELDLFLNDRQAPLRRNSAPVSVSSVRTAFMIKTCQVKAVPVVPPQVQYSQIPQTKQESDTVTVKEQEKGFPKTSTDTSTATPPMLMSDLKEELENKEPPPKHQKHANVQKSAEAGKNATPELPVITRRHAPSLEVFVDGPRPNRGALLQRPSFRNRQRPQSLILLSPPFPFMDYPTSGDDGKLLSSIKSLNDTSALNVFSKEMTENFRTQEGLALQNKMTIPKSGQRLETSTSCFYQPQRRSMIFDSRSPRQIE